Part of the Mycolicibacterium thermoresistibile genome, GATGCAGGCCGAATCCGAGGACCGGTCGACCGCGGCATTCCTGGTGATCTCGGTGCTGGAATCGCAGCGGCACCCGGAACTGACCATCGACGAATTCGACGCGCTGAAGAATTCCCGCGCGTTTGTCACCTGGGCCGTCAACGACGCGATCGAACGCGGCGAACTGACCACCAACACCGACGTCAGCAAAATCGTGGAAATGCTCGTCGCGGTGCTGTGGGGGATGGGTTTCTACGCCGGGTACGTCGGCAGGCAGGAAGACCTGAAAACCGTCGTCGAACAGTTCGAACTGTTGTTGGCCAATAAGCTGTGGCAATTGAAGAGCTGACGCCCTGTTAGCCGGCCAACCACGCTGACCTGCGGTGACATTGCCCACAGGCCGAATAGGCTAGCTAACTTTTTCGTTAGTATGGTCATGATGTTTGACGTGACCGAGGCGGCGTCGGCACGGAGCGAGGGCGACAGCTGGGACATCACCGAGAGCGTGGGCGCGACCGCTCTCGGGGTCGCTGCCGAACGGGCCCTCGAAACCTCGCAGCCGGATCCGCTCATCCGCGACGAGTACGCCTTTCTGCTGGTGTCCGCCGCCGGTCCGCCGTGGACCCAGTTGGCCAGCAGTGATCTGAGCTGGCTCGGCGACGACGAGACAGCCCGGCGGATGCACCTGATGTCACGCGACTACCAGGCCGTCCGCACCCACTACTTCGACCGGTACTTCGCGGCGGCCGCCCGCGCGGGTATCCGGCAGATCGTGCTGTTGGCCGCCGGACTGGACTCGCGGGCCTACCGGCTGGACTGGCCGGCGGGGACCGTCGTCTACGAACTCGACCAGCCCCGCGTGCTGGACTTCAAGAACCGCACCCTGCAGGCGCACGGTGCGGTCGCCAAGGCCGATCGCCGGACGGTGGCCGTCGACCTGCGCGACGACTGGCCGGCCGCGCTGCGGCACGCCGGGTTCGATTCCGCCGCCCCGACGGCCTGGCTGGCCGAGGGGCTGCTCTGTTATCTGCCCGCGGACGCGCAGGACCGGCTGTTCGAGCGGATCACCGCGCTGAGCGCACCCGGCAGCTGGCTGGCGGTGGAGGCGTTCCACCACGATCCGCAACGGGCCACCGAACGGCGCCGCGCCGAATGGCGCGACCGCACCGCCCGGATGAAGGCCGCACTCGACCTCAACCTCGACTTCGAGGCCCTCACCTACGACGACCCGGACCGCGCCGACGCCGGCGAATGGCTGGCCGCCCACGGCTGGCACCCGGACAGCGTCCCCGGCACCGAGGAGATGGCCCGGATGGGCCGGCCGGTGCCGGCGGATCTGCTCGACGTCGCGGTCCCGAGCACCCTGCTGCGCGCCCACCTGAACGGAGCGTCCCGATGAGTTCACTACGCACCGACGACGACACCTGGGACATCGCCACCAGCGTCGGTTCCACCGCGGTCATGGTCGCGGCGTCCCGCGCCGCCGAGACCGAACGGGAGGACGCGCTGATCCGCGACCCGTACGCCAAGGTGCTCGTCGCCGGTGCGGGCACCGGGGTGTGGGAGCTCATCCTCGACGACGACTTCACCGCGAAGATCGAGGCCGCCGACCCCGAGACCGCGGCGATCTTCGATCACATGGGCAACTACCAGGCGGTGCGGACCCACTTCTTCGACACGTACTTCGCCCGGGCCGCCGAGGCGGGGATCCGCCAGGTCGTCATCCTGGCCTCGGGCCTGGATTCCCGCGCCTACCGGCTGCCGTGGCCGGACGGCACCGTCGTCTACGAGATCGACCAGCCCAAGGTGCTCGAATACAAGTCCGCGACGCTGGCCGCCCACGGTGTGCAACCGGCCGCCGACCGTCGCGAGGTGGCGGTGGACCTGCGCCACGACTGGCCGAAAGCACTGCGTGCCAAGGGCTTCGACCCGCAGCAGCGGACCGCCTGGCTCGCCGAGGGGTTGTTGATGTACCTGCCGGCCGACGCGCAGGACCGGTTGTTCGAGAACATCACCGCGCTCAGCGCGCCCGGCAGCCGGCTGGCGGTGGAGACCGCCGCGGAGGAGCCGGTGGACCGGCGCGAGCAGATGCGGGCCCGGATGGAACGCATCGCGTCGCAGTTTGGCCTGGAGAAGGCCCTCGACGTCGCCCAGCTGATGTACGACGACCCGGACCGCGCCGACGTCCCCGAGTGGCTCACCGGCCACGGCTGGCGGACCGAGTGGGTGTCCGCGCCCGACGAGATGCGGCGGCTGGACCGCTTCGTCGCGGCCGCCATGCCGCCCGGCGACGACGCCGACGCCGCGGACCTCGACGACACCGCCTTCTCCAAATTCGTCACCGCGGAGCGTCCCTCATGAGACCGCCCGGCCATCACCCCGGCCTGGCCGAGCGCATCGGCGCCCCGGCGGTGCTGGCGGCCGCCGCCCGCGCCTCCGAGTCGGCCCGGCCCGACGCGCTGATCAGCGACCCGTTGGCCGCGGCACTGGTCAGCGCACCGGAACTGGCCCGGCTGGCCGACGCCACCGCCGAACTCAACGGGCAGGTCCCGGCGCTGGCCGCCGCGCACCGGCAGCTGACCGACTACCTGGCCGCCCGCACCCACCGGTTCGACGCGTTCTGCGCCGACGCCGCCGCGGCCGGGATCCGGCAGATCGTCATCCTGGCGTCCCGCCTCGACACCCGGGCGTTCCGGCTGTCCTGGCCCGACGACACCATCGTGTTCGAGATCGACCGGCCCAACACCCTGCTGTACAAGGCCGCCGCGCTGGCCGGGCAGGCGGCCCGGCCGCGGGCCCGGTGGCGGCCCGTCGGCGTGGAACCGGTCGCCACCTGGCCGCGCGCGCTGTGGAACGCGCGGTTCAACCACAACGAACCCACCGCCTGGCTGGTCGAGGGGCTGGTCCCGATGCCGGCCGCCGAGCAGGATGCGCTGATCACCGAGATCGACATGCTCAGCGCCGCGGGCAGCCTGCTGATCCTCGACGACTCGGTCGGCCCGCATTCCGGCTACAACGATCCCGCCGACTGGCTGACCTCACGCGGCTGGGGCGTCGAAACCATCTGGGCCCGTGACTATCTGGCCGAACTGAACCGCCCCGTGGTCAACACTGGCGACGAGTTGTTCGAGCTGTCGGCCACCTTCGTCACCGCGGAGAAGATCGCATGACCGACCGTCCGCCCCGACCGCGGTCACCCCTGGAGCGGATCCCGGGGCGGGCTCCACTGGACTCCGTGGTCCGGCCGTTCCGGCGCACCGGGCGGTACTACGGCGGCCTGTGGCGGGAGTACCTGCGCAGGACGCCGCAGGAGGAGGAACTGCCGCTGACCCGTCCCACGCTGGCGTTGGCCGCCGAGGCGTTCCGCGACGAGGTGGTGCTGCTCGGGTTGCGGACCCGCCGCCCGGTCAGTGACGTCCGCGCCTTCGAACGGATCACCGCCGAGGTTCGCGAAGCGCTCGAATTCTTCGGCAGCCGAGGCTGTCTCGACGACCCGGAGAAGTTCTTCACCCCGCCGCCGGCGCTGGACGAGGTGACGGTGCTGCCGCGGGAGGGCCGCCGGCGTGACCACGACCGGATCCGCTGGGACAGCGGATACGCCCCGCTGCCGGGCGCGCCGGGCGGCCAGCGGTATGCGGGCTACAGCGCCAACGACCGGTGTTATGCGCTGCTGCTGCGGCACGCCGAACCCCGGCCGTGGCTGATCGGCATCCACGGCACCGAGATGGGTCGCGCCGCGGTGGACCTGGCGGTGTTCCGGGCGCGGCGCCTGCACCGCGAGCTCGGCCTGAATGTGGTGCTGCCGGTGCTGCCCATGCACGGCCCGCGGGGACGCGGACTGCCCAAGGGGGCGGTGTTCCCCGGCGAGGACGTGCTCGACAACGTGCACGCCACCGGCCAGGCGGTGTGGGATGTGCGCCGGCTGATCTCGTGGATCCGCGCCCAGGAGCCGGACTCGGCGATCGGGTTGAACGGCATCTCGCTGGGTGGCTTCGTCACATCGCTGGTGGTGAGCCTGGAAGACGGCCTGACCTGTGCGATCCTCGGCGTCCCGGTGGCCGATCTGATCGAGCTGCTGGGCCGGCACGCCGGCCTGCGGCGCGGCGACCCGCGCCGGGAGACCATGGAGTTGGCCCGGCCGCTGGGCCGGATGATCTCACCGCTGTCGCTGCGACCGCGGGTGCCGCCGCGTGGCCGGTTCGTCTACGGCGGGATCGCCGACCGGGTGGTGCACCCGCGCGAGCAGGTGGTGCGGTTGTGGGAGCACTGGGACCGGCCCGACATCGTGTGGTACCGCGGCGGGCACACCGGTTTCTTCCAGTCCCGTTCGGTGCAGCGGTTCGTCGAGGACGCGCTGGCACAGTCCGGGCTGATCGAGGCGCCCGGACGCGCCTGATCCGAGCCGATTCCGGGGGTTCGCCCGAAGCCACCAGACTGGCCAACCGGTTGGTTACTATGAGGCTTTCCCGGTCAGGAAGGATCACACCATGACCACCGAGTCCGCCACGGCACCCGCCACCAAGACATCCGCCACCCCCGATATCGCCGGCACCGTGCAGCGGCTGCGGCGCACCTTCGCCAGCGGCCGCACCCGCGACATCGCCTGGCGCAAGCAGCAGCTGCAGGCGCTGGAACGGCTGGTGGTGGAGAACGAGACGGCCATCGCCGCCGCGCTCGAGAAAGACCTCGGCCGCCAACCCTTCGAGGCGTGGCTGGCCGACGTCGCCAGCACCGCCGCCGAGGCGAAGACGGCCGCCAAAAACGTCCGCAAATGGGCCAGACGCCGTTACAAGATGCTGGAGTTCTCCCAGCTGCCCGGCCTGGGCTGGATCGAGTACGAACCGTACGGGACGGTGCTGATCATCGGTGCCTGGAACTTTCCGTTCGCGTTGACGCTCGGGCCCGCGGTCGGGGCGATCGCCGCCGGCAACGTGGTGGTGCTCAAACCGTCGGAGGTGTCCCCGGCGTCGTCGGCGCTGATGGCCGAGCTGGTGCCGAAATACCTGGACAACGACGCGATCGTGGTGATCGAGGGCGACGCCGCCGTCAGCCAGGAACTGATCGCCCAGGGCTTCGACAAGATCTGCTTCACCGGCGGCACCGACATCGGCCGCAAGGTGTACGAGAGCGCCGCACCGCATCTCACCCCGGTCACCCTGGAGCTGGGCGGCAAGAGCCCGGTGATCGTCGCCGCCGACGCCGACATCGACGTCGCGGCCAAGCGGATCGCCTGGACCAAACTGATCAACTCCGGTCAGATCTGCATCGCCCCCGACTACGTGCTCGCCGACGCGTCCATCCGGGATCAGCTCGTCGACCGGATCGCCGAGGCGGTCCGCAGCTTCGAGGGCGAGTCGGGCGGCAAGCCGATCGTCAACAAGCGCCATTTCGACCGGTTGACCGCCGCGCTGGCGGCCACCAAGGGCAAGGTCGTCCTCGGTGGGGGATCGGATCCGTCGACGCTGAAGATCGAGCCCACCATCGTCGTCGACCCGGCGCTCGACGAACCGTTGATGACCGATGAGATCTTCGGGCCGATCCTGCCCATCGTGACCGTCAGATCCATCGACGACGCAATCGAATTCGTCAACGCCCGGCCCAAGCCGCTGGCCGCCTATCTGTTCACCAAGACCAAGGCCATCCGGGAACGGGTGGTCAGGGAGGTGCCGGCCGGCGGCATGGTGATCAACCAGTTGCTGTTCCACTTCGCGACCGCCAAACTGCCGTTCGGCGGTGTCGGACCGTCGGGCACCGGCGCGTACCACGGCCGGTACGGGTTCGAGGAGTTCAGCCACCGCAAGACGGTGATGACCAAACCGACCCGACCCGATGTCGTCCAGATGCTCTACCCCCCGTATACAGAGAAGGCGTGGAAGCTGGCCCGCAAGCTGTTCTGACAGCGGCGGCCCGATAGCCAAGAGGAAGGAACGTCATGCCCGGAGTGCAGGATCGCGTCATCGTCGTCACCGGTGCCGGCGGCGGCCTGGGTCGTGAGTACGCCCTGACGCTGGCCCGTGAGGGCGCCAGCGTGGTCGTCAACGACCTCGGCGGGGCCCGCGACGGCACCGGTTCGGGCTCGGCGATGGCCGATCAGGTGGTCGCCGAGATCAAGGAGGCCGGTGGCCGCGCGGTCGCCAACTACGACTCGGTCGCCGAGCCGGAGGGTGCGGAGAACATCATCAAGACCGCGCTCGACGAGTTCGGCAGGGTCGACGGCGTGGTCAGCAACGCCGGCATCCTGCGCGACGGCACCTTCCACAAGATGTCCTACGAGAACTGGGACGCGGTGCAGAAGGTGCACCTGTACGGCGGGTACAACGTGCTGCGGGCGGCCTGGCCGCACTTCCGGGAGCAGAACTTCGGCCGGGTGGTCGTCGCCACCTCCACCAGCGGCCTGTTCGGCAACTTCGGCCAGGCCAACTACGGGGCGGCCAAGCTCGGCCTGGTGGGCCTGATCAACACACTGGCCCAGGAGGGTGCGAAGTACAACATCAAGACCAACGCGATCGCCCCGATCGCCGCGACCCGGATGACGCAGGACATCCTGCCGCCGGAGGTCTTCGAGAAACTCACCCCGGAGTACGTGGCCCCGGTGGTGGCCCACCTGATGAGCGAGGAGATCGAGGACACCGCGTCGGTCTTCATCGTCGGCGGCGGCAAGGTGCAGCGCACCGCGCTGTTCCAGAACGAGGGCGTCACCTTCACCGACGGGGTTCCCACGGTCGCCGACATCGCCGCCCGGTGGAACGAGATCACCGACCTGTCGGACGCCAAGCTGGCCACCTTCAAGCTCGGCTGACACGGTGAAGGCGCTTGTCGCGCAGGAGCTGTCCGGCCCGTCCGGTCTGGTCTACACCGATTGGGAGGACCCGTCGGAGAACGACGACGTCGTCGTCATCGACGTCCGGGCGGCCGGGCTGTCCTTTCCTGACCTGTTGCTGATCCGCGGCGAGTACCAGCTCAGGCTGGACCCGCCGTTCATCCCCGGGATGGAGATCGCCGGCGAGGTCCGGTCGGCGCCGCAGGGTTCCGGATTCCGGCCCGGACAACGGGTGTCGGCGTTCTCCATGATGGGCGGCTTCGCCGAACGGGTCGCCGTCGCGCCGCAGAACGTCATCCCGACCGCCGACGGCATCGACGACGCCTCGGCCGCCGCGCTGCTGGGCAACTACTACACCATGTACTTCGCGCTGGCCCGCCGCGCGGCGCTGCGGCCGGGCGAGACGGTGCTGGTGTTCGGTTCGGCCGGCGGTGTCGGAACCGCGGCGATCCAGATCGCCAAGGCGATGGGCGCCCGGGTGATCGCGATGGTGCGGCGCGCCCGGGGGACCGAGTACGTGGAGTCCCTGGGGCCCGACGTGGTGCTGCCGCTCACCGAGGGCTGGCCGCAGGCCGTGCGCGACGCCACCGACGGGCGCGGCGTCGACGTGGTGGTCGACCCGGTCGGCGGTGACGTGTTCGACGACGCGATCCGGGTGCTGGCCACCGAGGGCAGGCTGCTGGTGCTGGGCTTCGCCGCCGGGCAGGGCATCCCGACCGTCAAGGTGAACCGGCTGCTGCTGCGCAACGTCGGCGTGATCGGGGTCGGCTACGGCGAGTTCGTCGCCCGCAATCCGGGCGCCCAACAGTTGTTCGGGTCCGGGCTGCGGCATCTGGTGGAGGGCGGGCTGCGCCCGCCGCCGCCGGTGCGGTTCCCGCTGTCGGAGGGCCGGGCCGCGTTCGAGGCGCTGGCCGCCGGGGAGGTGCTCGGCAAGGCCGTCCTCGAGCCGTGAGGGCGGCCCGCCGCCGCGGCTAGAGTCGAGCCATGAGCACCGGCGGCGTCATCCTGGTCGCCCTGGCCGTGGCCGTCGGGATCGTGGGCATCGTGGTGCCGATCCTGCCCGGCACCCTGCTGATCTTCGCGGCGATCGGGGTGTGGGCGTTCGTCGAGGCCTCACCCGCGGCGTGGGTGACGTTCGGTGTCGTCACCGCGCTGCTGGGGGCCGGTCAGCTGATCAAGTATCTGTGGCCGATGCGGCGGATGCGCCGCGCCGACGTCAGCACCTCGACCCTGGTGGTCGGCGCGGTGGTGGGCATCATCGGGTTCTTCGTGATCCCGGTGCTGGGCCTGGTGCTCGGCTTCGTCGGCGGCGTCTACCTCGCCGAGTTGGGCCGCCGCGGCGACGCCCGGGCGGCCTGGTCGGCCACCGTGCACGCGATCAAGGGCGTCGCGCTGTCGGTGGGGCTGGAACTGGCGGCGGCGCTGCTCGCCACCGCGGTGTGGGTGGCCGGGCTGTTCGTGACCTAGCTGCGTTGGGCGGGGCTGCGTTGGGCGGGGCTGTGTTGGGCGGGGCTGTGTTCGGCGGGGCGGGACCACGCCGTCTCCAGCCGGCGCAGGAAACCGCCGTCGGTGTCGGCCGCGGTCACCCGCAGGACGGTCCAGCCCATCTCGAGCATGTCATCGTGACGGCGGATGTCCCGGTTGATCGCGCGGCGGCTGGTGAAATGGTGCCGGCCCTCGTACTCGACGGCGATCCTCCGGTCCCGCCACCCCATGTCCACCACGCCGATGAGGACACCGAACTCGTTGTGGATCGGCAGCTGCGTCTCCGGCGGGGGATAACCGGCCCGGACGATGAGCAACCGCAGCGCGGTCTCCCGCGGAGACTCGGCGCCGGGGTCGACCAGCGCGATCGCCTCCCGCGCCCGGCGCAGGCCGTGGCGACCCGGGTGGCGCTGCGCCGCGGCCTCGATGTCGGCCACTTTGAGCCGGGCCGCCCGGGCGAGCGCGTCGATCGCGGCGACGGAGGTGCCGACCGGATACCGGCAGGCCAGGTCGACGGCGGTACGGGCGGGCGTGGTCAGCCGCATCCCGTCGATCTCGCAGATCTCGTCCTCGTCGAGGGTGTGCCCCCAGGTGAGGATGCCGGGGGTGCGGCGCCGGTTGGTGTCGATGACGGTGGCGGGCCGGCGGGGGTCGACGTACTTGGCGCCGTGCAGTGCCGACGCCGAGAAACCCGCGAGCACGCCGTGACCCCGCGACCGCAACCAGCACGCCTTGGCCCGCAGCACAGCGTCGAGTTCGGCGTCGTTCGCGATGTACACGTCGCGGTGGATCGCGCGGTACCGCGTCCGCAACTGGTGGCGGGTGAGGGCGCCGGACGTCAGCGCCTCGCTGCCGAGGAAGGGCTCGGAGAACGGTGCCGCCATGACGGAAGTGTGCCGCGGCGGTCCGACAGCCGATTTGTGTAACGCTGTGGCGGAAAAACGCCCCTCAAACCGCCACAGCGTTACGCAACGCGGACATCAGCCGAGCAGGACGTCGCGCAGTCTGGCGACGTCGTCGGCGCTGACATCGGCGGCGGACAGGAAGTTCGACAGCGAGCCGAACTCCTCGTCGATGGTCCGCCACGAGATGGCCAGGTAATCCTCTTCCACCCCGAGCACCGCATCGGTCAACCGGGCCTCGGCCAGCGTCTCCAGCTCGGGGGTGTCGGCGTACCGGTCGCGGATCCAGCTCAGGATGCGGCCCCGCAGCTGCGGCACGGCATCGTTGCTGCGCAGGTAGTCGGCCATCACCGCGTCCCTGTCCACCCCGGCCGCCGCCAGCACGGTGGCCACGGTGAACCCGGTGCGGTCCTTCCCCGCGAAGCAGTGCGCGATCACCGGCCGGCCGTCGATCAGCAGACTCACCACCTGCTGCACCGCCCGCCGCGCCCCGCGCAGGGTGGGGAACTCCTTGTACGCCGACGTCATGTACCGCCGGGCGGCC contains:
- a CDS encoding TetR/AcrR family transcriptional regulator; protein product: MPPNPARRGPGRPPAAKAEETRARIVRAAREVFSELGYDAATFQEIAVRADLTRPAINHYFPSKQVLYQEVVQQTNSLVVAEGMERAKRETTLLGRLSAFFTAAMQAESEDRSTAAFLVISVLESQRHPELTIDEFDALKNSRAFVTWAVNDAIERGELTTNTDVSKIVEMLVAVLWGMGFYAGYVGRQEDLKTVVEQFELLLANKLWQLKS
- a CDS encoding class I SAM-dependent methyltransferase → MVMMFDVTEAASARSEGDSWDITESVGATALGVAAERALETSQPDPLIRDEYAFLLVSAAGPPWTQLASSDLSWLGDDETARRMHLMSRDYQAVRTHYFDRYFAAAARAGIRQIVLLAAGLDSRAYRLDWPAGTVVYELDQPRVLDFKNRTLQAHGAVAKADRRTVAVDLRDDWPAALRHAGFDSAAPTAWLAEGLLCYLPADAQDRLFERITALSAPGSWLAVEAFHHDPQRATERRRAEWRDRTARMKAALDLNLDFEALTYDDPDRADAGEWLAAHGWHPDSVPGTEEMARMGRPVPADLLDVAVPSTLLRAHLNGASR
- a CDS encoding class I SAM-dependent methyltransferase, whose amino-acid sequence is MSSLRTDDDTWDIATSVGSTAVMVAASRAAETEREDALIRDPYAKVLVAGAGTGVWELILDDDFTAKIEAADPETAAIFDHMGNYQAVRTHFFDTYFARAAEAGIRQVVILASGLDSRAYRLPWPDGTVVYEIDQPKVLEYKSATLAAHGVQPAADRREVAVDLRHDWPKALRAKGFDPQQRTAWLAEGLLMYLPADAQDRLFENITALSAPGSRLAVETAAEEPVDRREQMRARMERIASQFGLEKALDVAQLMYDDPDRADVPEWLTGHGWRTEWVSAPDEMRRLDRFVAAAMPPGDDADAADLDDTAFSKFVTAERPS
- a CDS encoding SAM-dependent methyltransferase, producing the protein MRPPGHHPGLAERIGAPAVLAAAARASESARPDALISDPLAAALVSAPELARLADATAELNGQVPALAAAHRQLTDYLAARTHRFDAFCADAAAAGIRQIVILASRLDTRAFRLSWPDDTIVFEIDRPNTLLYKAAALAGQAARPRARWRPVGVEPVATWPRALWNARFNHNEPTAWLVEGLVPMPAAEQDALITEIDMLSAAGSLLILDDSVGPHSGYNDPADWLTSRGWGVETIWARDYLAELNRPVVNTGDELFELSATFVTAEKIA
- a CDS encoding alpha/beta hydrolase family protein, whose translation is MTDRPPRPRSPLERIPGRAPLDSVVRPFRRTGRYYGGLWREYLRRTPQEEELPLTRPTLALAAEAFRDEVVLLGLRTRRPVSDVRAFERITAEVREALEFFGSRGCLDDPEKFFTPPPALDEVTVLPREGRRRDHDRIRWDSGYAPLPGAPGGQRYAGYSANDRCYALLLRHAEPRPWLIGIHGTEMGRAAVDLAVFRARRLHRELGLNVVLPVLPMHGPRGRGLPKGAVFPGEDVLDNVHATGQAVWDVRRLISWIRAQEPDSAIGLNGISLGGFVTSLVVSLEDGLTCAILGVPVADLIELLGRHAGLRRGDPRRETMELARPLGRMISPLSLRPRVPPRGRFVYGGIADRVVHPREQVVRLWEHWDRPDIVWYRGGHTGFFQSRSVQRFVEDALAQSGLIEAPGRA
- a CDS encoding aldehyde dehydrogenase family protein, with the protein product MTTESATAPATKTSATPDIAGTVQRLRRTFASGRTRDIAWRKQQLQALERLVVENETAIAAALEKDLGRQPFEAWLADVASTAAEAKTAAKNVRKWARRRYKMLEFSQLPGLGWIEYEPYGTVLIIGAWNFPFALTLGPAVGAIAAGNVVVLKPSEVSPASSALMAELVPKYLDNDAIVVIEGDAAVSQELIAQGFDKICFTGGTDIGRKVYESAAPHLTPVTLELGGKSPVIVAADADIDVAAKRIAWTKLINSGQICIAPDYVLADASIRDQLVDRIAEAVRSFEGESGGKPIVNKRHFDRLTAALAATKGKVVLGGGSDPSTLKIEPTIVVDPALDEPLMTDEIFGPILPIVTVRSIDDAIEFVNARPKPLAAYLFTKTKAIRERVVREVPAGGMVINQLLFHFATAKLPFGGVGPSGTGAYHGRYGFEEFSHRKTVMTKPTRPDVVQMLYPPYTEKAWKLARKLF
- a CDS encoding SDR family oxidoreductase, translated to MPGVQDRVIVVTGAGGGLGREYALTLAREGASVVVNDLGGARDGTGSGSAMADQVVAEIKEAGGRAVANYDSVAEPEGAENIIKTALDEFGRVDGVVSNAGILRDGTFHKMSYENWDAVQKVHLYGGYNVLRAAWPHFREQNFGRVVVATSTSGLFGNFGQANYGAAKLGLVGLINTLAQEGAKYNIKTNAIAPIAATRMTQDILPPEVFEKLTPEYVAPVVAHLMSEEIEDTASVFIVGGGKVQRTALFQNEGVTFTDGVPTVADIAARWNEITDLSDAKLATFKLG
- a CDS encoding NADPH:quinone oxidoreductase family protein, whose protein sequence is MKALVAQELSGPSGLVYTDWEDPSENDDVVVIDVRAAGLSFPDLLLIRGEYQLRLDPPFIPGMEIAGEVRSAPQGSGFRPGQRVSAFSMMGGFAERVAVAPQNVIPTADGIDDASAAALLGNYYTMYFALARRAALRPGETVLVFGSAGGVGTAAIQIAKAMGARVIAMVRRARGTEYVESLGPDVVLPLTEGWPQAVRDATDGRGVDVVVDPVGGDVFDDAIRVLATEGRLLVLGFAAGQGIPTVKVNRLLLRNVGVIGVGYGEFVARNPGAQQLFGSGLRHLVEGGLRPPPPVRFPLSEGRAAFEALAAGEVLGKAVLEP
- a CDS encoding DUF456 domain-containing protein; its protein translation is MSTGGVILVALAVAVGIVGIVVPILPGTLLIFAAIGVWAFVEASPAAWVTFGVVTALLGAGQLIKYLWPMRRMRRADVSTSTLVVGAVVGIIGFFVIPVLGLVLGFVGGVYLAELGRRGDARAAWSATVHAIKGVALSVGLELAAALLATAVWVAGLFVT
- a CDS encoding tyrosine-protein phosphatase; the encoded protein is MSTDPLPGAWNFRDTAEETGIRPGRFFRSSELSHLEETGRRILRSLGVTDIADLRSPTEVQRRGPARVPDDVVIHQLPFPDQSSVDGEAPHESAFRRMMSEQPADGDVSAAARRYMTSAYKEFPTLRGARRAVQQVVSLLIDGRPVIAHCFAGKDRTGFTVATVLAAAGVDRDAVMADYLRSNDAVPQLRGRILSWIRDRYADTPELETLAEARLTDAVLGVEEDYLAISWRTIDEEFGSLSNFLSAADVSADDVARLRDVLLG